The following proteins are co-located in the Gigantopelta aegis isolate Gae_Host chromosome 5, Gae_host_genome, whole genome shotgun sequence genome:
- the LOC121373469 gene encoding zinc finger protein 98-like: MSVTVDHKGFKCEVCFKCFPTKRNLEVHIRVHTGETPFKCEMCTKCFTCKSYLRKHMSIHNNEKGFKCEVCTKRFTRKCSLKQHMFIHTGEKLFKCEECTNSFTNDDSLKRHMLIHTDETPFRCEVCTKCFTYSSTLTRHTFSHTREKTLKCELCTKRFKHRITLKYHMLTHTGQNPFKCELCTKSFRNDYLLKEHAVIHSDERPYKCEVCSKRFKYITSLRLHMFCHTDEKRFKCEVCTKRFTRSSCLKVHMLIHTGEKRFKCEVCTKRFASSGTLKHHMLIHTGEKPYKCEMCTECFTHHTSLKRHMLSHTGN; the protein is encoded by the coding sequence ATGTCAGTCACTGTTGATCACAAAGGTTTCAAATGTGAAGTCTGCTTTAAATGTTTCCCAACCAAGAGAAATTTAGAAGTACATATTCGCGTGCATACTGGAGAGAcgcctttcaaatgtgaaatgtgcacaaaatgttttacgtGTAAATCCTACTTAAGAAAACATATGTCCATTCATAATAATGAAAAAggtttcaaatgtgaagtttGCACAAAACGTTTTACTCGCAAATGCAGCTTAAAACAGCATATGTTTATACATACAGGTGAAAAACTCTTCAAATGTGAAGAGTGCACAAACAGTTTTACAAACGATGATTCCTTAAAAcggcatatgttgattcatactgatGAAACACCTTTCagatgtgaagtgtgcacaaaatgttttacatacagCTCCACCTTAACACGGCATACATTTAGTCATACTAGAGAAAAGACGTTAAAATGTGAGCTGtgcacaaaacgtttcaaacacCGTATAACCTTAAAATACCATATGTTGACTCATACTGGTCAAAACCCTTTCAAATGTGAACTCTGCACAAAATCTTTTAGAAATGATTACCTTTTAAAGGAGCATGCAGTGATTCATTCTGATGAAAGACCTtacaaatgtgaagtgtgctcAAAACGTTTTAAATACATTACCAGCTTAAGACTGCATATGTTTTGTCATACTGATGAAAAacgtttcaaatgtgaagtgtgcacaaaacgTTTTACACGCAGTTCCTGCTTAAAAgtacatatgttgattcataccgGCGAGAAacgtttcaaatgtgaagtgtgcacgaAACGATTTGCATCCAGTGGCACGTTAAAACatcatatgttgattcatactggtgaaaAACCTTACAAATGTGAAATGTGCACAGAATGCTTTACACACCATACCAGCTTAAAACGCCACATGTTGAGTCATACTGGTAACTAA
- the LOC121373468 gene encoding zinc finger protein 227-like, whose product MSVTGDRKALRCEICLKYFTFKSFLDVHMRVHTGEKPFRCEVCKKCFASNSSLKRHISIHNSERDLKCATCTRCFLSNSSLKKHMSIHNRETGFSCEVCTKWFARADSLKWHLFSHTGETPFKCAVCKNGFKRSDHLKRHMQIHTGVNPFKCAVCKNGFKRSDHLKRHMQIHTGVNPFKCEVCKNGFKRSVNLKRHMQIHTGQNPFKCELCTKCFRNDYLLKQHAVIHSDEKPHKCEVCSKRFKYITSLRLHMFCHTDEKRFTCEVCTKRFTRSSCLKEHTLIHTGEKRFKCEVCTNRFAHANDLKRHMLIHTGEKRFKCEVCTIRFASSGSLKRHMLIHTGEKAFKCEVCTKRFASSCTLKQHMLIHTGEKPYKCEMCTKCFTQNPSLKHHMLSHTG is encoded by the coding sequence ATGTCAGTCACTGGAGATCGTAAGGCTCTCAGATGTGAAATCTGCTTAAAATATTTCACGTTTAAGTCCTTCCTAGACGTGCATATGCGCGTTCATACTGGCGAGAAGCCTTTCAGATGTGAAGTgtgcaaaaaatgttttgcatcCAATTCCAGCTTAAAAAGACATATATCCATTCATAATAGTGAAAGAGATTTGAAATGTGCCACGTGCACAAGATGTTTTCTATCCAATTCCAGCTTAAAAAAACATATGTCCATTCATAATAGGGAAACGGGTTTCAGTTGTGAAGTGTGTACGAAATGGTTTGCAAGGGCTGACAGCTTAAAGTGGCATCTGTTCAGTCATACGGGTGAAACACCTTTCAAATGTGCGGTGTGCAAAAACGGTTTTAAAAGAAGTGACCACTTAAAACGGCATATGCAGATTCATACTGGTGTAAACCCTTTCAAATGTGCGGTGTGCAAAAACGGTTTTAAAAGAAGTGACCACTTAAAACGGCATATGCAGATTCATACTGGTGTAAAccctttcaaatgtgaggtgTGCAAAAACGGTTTTAAAAGAAGTGTAAACTTAAAACGGCATATGCAGATTCATACTGGTCAAAACCCTTTCAAATGTGAactgtgcacaaaatgttttagaaatgaTTACCTTTTAAAGCAGCATGCAGTGATTCATTCTGatgaaaaacctcacaaatgtgaagtgtgctcAAAACGTTTTAAATACATTACCAGCTTAAGACTGCATATGTTTTGTCATACTGATGAAAAACGTTTCacatgtgaagtgtgcacaaaacgTTTTACACGCAGTTCCTGCTTAAAAGAGCATACGTTGATTCATACTGGCGAGAAACGTtttaaatgtgaagtgtgcacaaaccGTTTTGCACATGCTAACGATCTAAAAcggcatatgttgattcatactggtgaaaaacgtttcaaatgtgaagtgtgcacgaTACGATTTGCATCCAGTGGCTCGTTAAAAcggcatatgttgattcatactggtgaaaaagctttcaaatgtgaagtgtgcacgaAAAGATTTGCATCCAGTTGCAcgttaaaacaacatatgttgattcatactggtgaaaAACCTTACAAATGTGAAATGTGCACAAAATGCTTTACACAGAATCCCAGCTTAAAACACCATATGTTGAGTCATACTGGTTAG